Part of the Planococcus plakortidis genome is shown below.
TAGCCATATCTTTTTCGAAGGCGTGTTGGCGAACGTCGACCGCCGCTACCGGGAGACGAGCTCCGATTATATACGGGACATGATGGAAAAATTCATGGGTGAGCAAGCTTGCCCTACATGCCATGGCTATCGATTGAAGCCGGAATCATTGGCAGTCAAAGTCAATGACCTCCATATCGGGCAAGTGGTTGAATTTTCGATTACGGAAGCGCAAGCGTTTTTCGACAGTTTGACGCTATCGGAGAAAGACCGCCAGATTGCGAATATGATCCTCCGCGAAATCCAGGAGCGCGTCGGCTTCCTGATCAACGTCGGCCTGGATTACCTGACCCTGAACCGCGCATCGGGTACCTTGTCAGGCGGCGAAGCGCAGCGCATCCGCCTGGCGACGCAGATCGGCTCGCGGCTGACGGGTGTTTTATACATCCTTGATGAACCGTCGATCGGTTTGCATCAGCGCGACAATGACCGCCTCATCAGCACATTGAAAAATATGCGCGATATCGGCAATACGCTCATCGTGGTCGAACACGACGAAGACACGATGATGGCAGCCGATTACCTGATCGACGTCGGTCCAGGAGCCGGCGTTCACGGCGGGGAAATCATCGCGGCCGGGACGCCTGAAAAAGTCATGAAAAACAAAAAATCGCTGACTGGACAATATTTGAGCGGTAAGAAATTCATTCCACTCCCCGGCGAACGCAGAAAACCGGACGGCCGGAAAATTTCCATCCGCGGGGCGGCGGAAAACAATTTGAAAAATGTCGACGTCGACATCCCGATTGGCGTCTTCACCGCCGTGACAGGGGTGTCGGGCTCGGGGAAAAGTACATTGGTCAACGAAATCCTCTATAAATCATTGGCACATAAGCTCAACCGCGCGCGCATCAAGCCGGGACAGCACCAATCCATAGAAGGAATCGAAGAACTGGAAAAAGTCATCGATATCGACCAGTCGCCGATCGGGCGCACGCCACGCTCCAACCCGGCGACCTATACAGGCGTGTTCGATGACATCCGGGATGTCTATGCCACGACCAATGAAGCGAAAGTGCGCGGCTATAAAAAGGGTCGCTTCAGCTTTAACGTCAAAGGCGGCCGCTGCGAAGCCTGCCGCGGAGACGGCATCATCAAAATCGAAATGCATTTCCTGCCGGATGTCTATGTCCCTTGTGAAGTCTGTCATGGCAAACGCTATAACCGTGAAACACTGGAAGTGAAATACAAGGATAAAAACATTGCCGACGTATTGGAAATGACAGCGGAAGATGCGTATTCATTCTTTGAAAATATCCCGAAAATCAACCGGAAGCTGAAGACCATCGTCGATGTCGGGTTGGGGTACGTCACACTCGGCCAGCCGGCGACGACCTTGTCAGGAGGGGAAGCGCAGCGCGTCAAACTCGCTTCCGAATTGCATAAGCGCTCGAACGGCAAATCGTTCTATATATTGGACGAGCCGACAACGGGCCTTCATGCCGATGATATTTTCCGCTTATTGAAAGTGCTGCAACGGCTTGTCGAGAATGGGGATACGGTCCTGACGATCGAACACAACCTCGACGTCATCAAAACGGCTGATTACCTGATCGATCTAGGGCCAGAAGGCGGAGACAAGGGCGGAACCATCGTGGCGACGGGAACGCCGGAAGATATCGCCGACACCAGCGGCTCTTACACCGGCCGGTACCTGAAGCCGATCCTCGAACGGGACCGTGCGCGCATGAAAGAGCTTGTCGGCAAGGCAAGCGCCAAGAAAACAAAAGCGAAGTGAAACTTTCCGTCCGTCTAAACGTACATTAAAGTAGAATAGGAATTTCTGCGAAGGCGGAAATCCGAAGAGGAGGCCAAACGATATGCAAAGTGAAAAAGAACGCATTTTGGACATGGTTGAAAATGGCACGATCTCGGCACGTGAAGCGGTTGAGCTGTTGAAAGCGATCGACAGTGGGGAGACGGGCAATGCATCGAAGGATTATGGCCGTGAAACCTACCGCAGCCCGCGCGGAAAGCGTGGCTTCTTCCGGCCTGAAGACATGTTCAAGAAGTTTACGAAAGACTTTTCGAAGGATTTTTCCAAGAATATGTCCAAGGATTTCAATGAACTTGGCGACCGGATGATGCATTTCATGCAGACGTCCGCCGATAAGTTGAAGACGATGGAATTCGACTCGCCATTCGGGGAAGCCGCACGGTTTGAACACACTTTCACGGAAGAAAGTGCGGAACTCCATACGGTCATTGCCGACATCGCCAACGGGCAATTGGAAGTGTTCCCATCCCAGGACGGTTCGATTCGTGCAGAATGCAGCGTCAAGGCATTCCGTGCAGAGTCCCCGGAACAAGCGAAGCAGGATTTTCTCGAGAAATTCGTATTCATTGCGGATGACCGCAAATTGCGCATCATCAGCGACATGAAAACGACTCAAGTGAATGTCGTCCTGTATGTTCCGGCTGCGGCATTTGAACAAATTGTCGTCCGTCTTTTCAATGGCGGATTCACGATGAAGCGCCTCGACTCCGCCTTGATCAAAGTCAAGACCGCAAACGGCAAGATCGATTTGAAGACGATCCAATTCGAGGAAGCCGAGCTTGAGACGGCAAACGGTCCGATCCAGATGATGGAAGTAAAAGGCCGTGAAGTCGAAGCGGAAACCTTGAATGGGCGCATTTATATCGATGGGGATATCGAAGACATCGATGCGAAGTCGTTGAACGGCAATGTCGTCGCGACAACGCGCAGCAAGGAAGCGAAAAAGCTTGAAGCGAAAACCTTGGCAGGCAATGTAGAGATTTACATTCCCCAGCATTTGGCGCTGAGAGGAGAAGTTTCTTCAAACTTGGGCCGTATGGATGTCATGCTGCCGGACATCAACAGCAGCCATGAACAAGGCCAATTCATGCAGAAGAAAATGCATTTCACGAAAAGCGGGGATGTCGAGTCTGCTGCAGGGCCGTTGCTCGTCTACGGAGAAACCAAAACCGGTTCGATCCTCGTCCGTTATTTGACAATCGACTGAACAAAGCAAAAAAAGCCCAGCGGAGAATTTTCTCCACTGGGCTTTTTGCGTTAAATTTCCATGCACGTAATGGCGAAGCTAATGGCGCGGGCACAACGCATGCGATATTCATCGGATTGCAGCAAAGCCGATTCGTGCTTATGGGTCATAAACCCACATTCGACAAGCACGGCAGGCATGCTGGTATCCCTCAGCATGGCGAAATCCGCCGTTTTCAATCCGCGGTCTTTCCGGCCGGTCGATAGGATCAGTGAATTCTGTAGCAGCTGGCCGAATTTTCGCGTGCGTGCAGGCGCTGCCGGATAAATGAAGCTCTCGATTCCCTGTGCGGGGCCGAAGTTGTGTCCTGCTGCGTTGGCATGGATCGATACCAAAAGCTTGGCACCGGAGCGATTGGCAAAACCGGCCCTTTCCTTCAAAGGCACATCGCGGTCTTGCTGATGGCTGAACAATACCGTATACCCATCTGCCGACAAGCGCTTTTTCACTTCTTCAGCGACTGCATTGTTGAAATGGAATTCGCGCATCCTGCCGTCGGGTGTCCGTTTTCCGATCGTCCCTGGTCCGTGTCCCGCATCAATGATAATTTTCATTTGGCATTCCCCCTTCACTCCTTATATAGAAGGAAAGGGGGGGAAAGGGGACGAAATTCTTCAATTTCTTTTTTTCCATGTTAAAATAAATACAAACCGAATGCAGAATGAAGGAATTATTTAGGGAATTCATTTGCACTGCCGGGGGAATGAGGGAAAACTATGGGACAAGTAACAGTAAAACAAGTGATGGAAATGTTCGGCTTGAAACTGATCAGCGGCCAGGAAGGTATCGGGCGGCATATCGCGATCAGTGATATTTCAAGGCCGGGCTTGGAAATGGCGGGATATTTCACCCATTATCCAGCGAATCGCATGCAATTGCTCGGAAAAACGGAATTGTCGTTTTTCGCCATGTTGAAACCGGAGGAACGGCTCGACCGGATGATGAAGTTGTGTACGGATGATACGCCCGCAATCATCGTTTCCCATGGTGTCGAAGTGCCGGAGGAATTGGTCCGCGCCTCTTCGGAAAAACATGTGCCAGTGCTGGGGACGAATATGACGACCACCCGGTTCTCGAGTTTGCTGACAAACTTCCTGGAAAGCCGCCTGGCCCCGACGACAGCTGTACACGGGGTGTTGGTCGATATTTACGGAATCGGTGTGCTCATTACAGGGAAAAGCGGTGTCGGTAAAAGTGAAACCGCATTGGAACTTGTCAAGAAAGGCCATCGACTCGTGGCAGACGATTGCGTGGAGATCCGGCAAGAAGGCGAAAGCACGCTTGTCGGCCATCCGCCGAAGCTGATCGAATACTTGCTTGAGATCCGTGGTGTCGGCATCATCGACATTATGACCTTATTCGGGGCAAGCGCCGTTCGCAATTTCAAGCGTATTTCCTTGGTCATTGATCTTGAGTTATGGGACCCGGATAAAACATATGACCGTCTCGGCCTAGAGGAAGAAACGATGAAAATCATCGATACGGAATTGACGAAGCTGACGATTCCTGTTCGGCCAGGGCGCAACCTTTCCGTCATTATCGAAGTAGCCGCGATGAACTACCGCCTGAAACGGATGGGGGTCAACGCTGCCGAGGAATTTTCCAAGCGGCTTGATGATGTCATCGCGCAAGATACAAATTAAGGGAATGGGAAGGTGCACAATATGTATTCAGTTTTAGCCGCGATCGACCCGGTGGCGTTTTCGCTCGGGCCGATCGATGTCCGGTGGTATGGCGTCATCATCGCAACGGGGATCGTCATCGCATTTTTAGTAGGGCAAAAGGAAATGGTGAAGCGAGGGCTTCACCCCGATTATTTGACCGACCTCTTGATCTGGGCCGTGCCGCTCGCCATCGTCGGCGCTCGCATTTATTATGTAGTGTTCGAATGGGAGAATTATAAAGACCAGCCGGGCCAGATCATTGCGATTTGGAACGGGGGGATTGCAATCCACGGGGCGTTGATCGCGTCCGTCATCGTCGCGTATGTATTCACGAAACGCCGCAATACGCCGTTTTTGAAAGTGGCGGATATCTTGGCGCCAAGCATTTTGATCGGCCAGGCCATCGGGCGCTGGGGCAATTTCATCAACCAGGAAGCACATGGCGGGGAAGTATCGCGCCAGTTTCTGGAGAATCTGTTCATCCCCGACTGGATCATCAACCATATGTACATAGATGGTGCCTATTACCATCCGACTTTCCTCTATGAATCGATGTGGAGCTTGGTTGGGATCATCATTTTGCTCTTATTGCGCAAAGTCAATTTAGTGCGCGGGGAAATGTTCTTTTTC
Proteins encoded:
- the uvrA gene encoding excinuclease ABC subunit UvrA, which produces MKNQEIRIQGARAHNLKNIDVKIPRDKLVVMTGLSGSGKSSLAFDTIYAEGQRRYVESLSSYARQFLGQMDKPDVDLIEGLSPAISIDQKTTSKNPRSTVATVTEIYDYIRLMYARIGKPICPNHGIEISSQTIEQMVDRLLEYPERTRMQVLAPVVSGRKGTHVKLLEDIKKQGYVRVRVDGELIDLDDDISLDKNKKHSIEVVIDRVIMKEGIAPRLSDSLESALRLGEGRVLVDVMDEEELLFSEHHACPICGFSIGELEPRMFSFNSPFGACPECDGLGMKLEVDPDLVIPDWDATLADHAIAPWRPTSSQYYPQLLQAVCRHFGIDMDVPMKELPEDQVNIILHGSDNEKIRFRYENDYGKIRDSHIFFEGVLANVDRRYRETSSDYIRDMMEKFMGEQACPTCHGYRLKPESLAVKVNDLHIGQVVEFSITEAQAFFDSLTLSEKDRQIANMILREIQERVGFLINVGLDYLTLNRASGTLSGGEAQRIRLATQIGSRLTGVLYILDEPSIGLHQRDNDRLISTLKNMRDIGNTLIVVEHDEDTMMAADYLIDVGPGAGVHGGEIIAAGTPEKVMKNKKSLTGQYLSGKKFIPLPGERRKPDGRKISIRGAAENNLKNVDVDIPIGVFTAVTGVSGSGKSTLVNEILYKSLAHKLNRARIKPGQHQSIEGIEELEKVIDIDQSPIGRTPRSNPATYTGVFDDIRDVYATTNEAKVRGYKKGRFSFNVKGGRCEACRGDGIIKIEMHFLPDVYVPCEVCHGKRYNRETLEVKYKDKNIADVLEMTAEDAYSFFENIPKINRKLKTIVDVGLGYVTLGQPATTLSGGEAQRVKLASELHKRSNGKSFYILDEPTTGLHADDIFRLLKVLQRLVENGDTVLTIEHNLDVIKTADYLIDLGPEGGDKGGTIVATGTPEDIADTSGSYTGRYLKPILERDRARMKELVGKASAKKTKAK
- a CDS encoding DUF4097 family beta strand repeat-containing protein, encoding MQSEKERILDMVENGTISAREAVELLKAIDSGETGNASKDYGRETYRSPRGKRGFFRPEDMFKKFTKDFSKDFSKNMSKDFNELGDRMMHFMQTSADKLKTMEFDSPFGEAARFEHTFTEESAELHTVIADIANGQLEVFPSQDGSIRAECSVKAFRAESPEQAKQDFLEKFVFIADDRKLRIISDMKTTQVNVVLYVPAAAFEQIVVRLFNGGFTMKRLDSALIKVKTANGKIDLKTIQFEEAELETANGPIQMMEVKGREVEAETLNGRIYIDGDIEDIDAKSLNGNVVATTRSKEAKKLEAKTLAGNVEIYIPQHLALRGEVSSNLGRMDVMLPDINSSHEQGQFMQKKMHFTKSGDVESAAGPLLVYGETKTGSILVRYLTID
- a CDS encoding N-acetylmuramoyl-L-alanine amidase family protein: MKIIIDAGHGPGTIGKRTPDGRMREFHFNNAVAEEVKKRLSADGYTVLFSHQQDRDVPLKERAGFANRSGAKLLVSIHANAAGHNFGPAQGIESFIYPAAPARTRKFGQLLQNSLILSTGRKDRGLKTADFAMLRDTSMPAVLVECGFMTHKHESALLQSDEYRMRCARAISFAITCMEI
- the hprK gene encoding HPr(Ser) kinase/phosphatase, which encodes MGQVTVKQVMEMFGLKLISGQEGIGRHIAISDISRPGLEMAGYFTHYPANRMQLLGKTELSFFAMLKPEERLDRMMKLCTDDTPAIIVSHGVEVPEELVRASSEKHVPVLGTNMTTTRFSSLLTNFLESRLAPTTAVHGVLVDIYGIGVLITGKSGVGKSETALELVKKGHRLVADDCVEIRQEGESTLVGHPPKLIEYLLEIRGVGIIDIMTLFGASAVRNFKRISLVIDLELWDPDKTYDRLGLEEETMKIIDTELTKLTIPVRPGRNLSVIIEVAAMNYRLKRMGVNAAEEFSKRLDDVIAQDTN
- the lgt gene encoding prolipoprotein diacylglyceryl transferase gives rise to the protein MYSVLAAIDPVAFSLGPIDVRWYGVIIATGIVIAFLVGQKEMVKRGLHPDYLTDLLIWAVPLAIVGARIYYVVFEWENYKDQPGQIIAIWNGGIAIHGALIASVIVAYVFTKRRNTPFLKVADILAPSILIGQAIGRWGNFINQEAHGGEVSRQFLENLFIPDWIINHMYIDGAYYHPTFLYESMWSLVGIIILLLLRKVNLVRGEMFFFYMIWYSVGRFFIEGMRTDSLYVIGELRAAQLVSVIAIIIGLAFIIYRRVALKNPPRYLDK